The Calliphora vicina chromosome 3, idCalVici1.1, whole genome shotgun sequence genome contains a region encoding:
- the LOC135955468 gene encoding uncharacterized protein LOC135955468, translating to MTTQAAAAPELYGLPKIHKDGIPLRPISASMKVPCYSLSKYIGTILRNIVSPKYNIQNSVELKRKLESVSLENDDIMVSFDVVSLFTNIPIHLAIRNILDKWKTLKEHTAIPRQTFLKILQFCLTDNNYLTFDNKFYHQTYGMPMGNPLSPTIANIVLDTLLDDVIDELRANNIEIKFITKYVDDLFAIIRKSDEEKILKTMNVYHNKIQFTIEREKNMSIPYLDINIIKDNGRIMTNWYTKPTSSGRMVNFNSTQPLKMKISTATNLIRKVLQISDVEYRKTNINRIRKILTKNSYPTYMTNNLINKVLKYEKQQKNPNTEEEKVFYSVPFIPKLTETKTMKRMITEKTTTIAYKSNMTLRHLFTNNKTKIDKLKSDNVVYEIKCDGNERERCNLVYIGTTKRMLGTRVNEHKTDIEKGKITTALSLHVKECNHKMDFDNIKILDREQKENKRYTLESLRIQQKIHNTMNTKEDKDNTKLQYSAAIFNY from the coding sequence ATGACGACACAAGCGGCAGCAGCACCTGAGTTATATGGACTGCCAAAGATACACAAAGACGGAATACCACTTCGACCGATATCTGCATCCATGAAGGTACCGTGTTACAGTCTTTCGAAGTATATTGGAACAATTTTGAGGAATATTGTGTCGCCcaaatacaatatacaaaattcagtagaatTAAAACGAAAACTGGAAAGCGTCTCATTGGAAAATGACGATATTATGGTCTCTTTCGACGTGGTATCATTATTCACTAATATACCGATTCACTTGGCTATAAGGAATATACTTGACAAATGGAAAACACTTAAGGAACACACGGCAATACCaaggcaaacatttttgaaaattcttcaGTTTTGTTTAACTGATAATAACTATCTCACTTTTGACAataaattttaccatcaaaCATATGGTATGCCAATGGGAAACCCCCTATCGCCAACAATTGCAAATATTGTACTTGACACACTACTGGACGATGTAATTGACGAATTAAGGGCTAATAATATAGAGATTAAGTTTATCACTAAGTATGTGGATGACTTGTTTGCGATTATAAGGAAATCGGACGAAGAgaagatattaaaaacaatgaaCGTTTATCACAATAAGATACAATTTACAATAGAACGCGAGAAGAATATGTCAATACCGTATCTGGACATCAATATCATCAAGGATAATGGAAGAATAATGACAAATTGGTACACGAAACCCACATCTTCAGGTAGAATGGTTAACTTCAACTCTACACAACCATTGAAAATGAAGATAAGTACAGCGACGAATTTAATAAGGAAAGTATTACAGATAAGTGATGTTGAATACAGGAAAACCAATATTAatagaataagaaaaatacttacaaagaATAGTTACCCAACATATATGACGAACAATTTAATCAACaaagtactaaaatatgaaaaacagcagaaaaatccaAACACTGAGgaggaaaaagttttttacagtgtaCCATTTATTCCCAAACTAACGGAGACAAAAACAATGAAGAGAATGATCAcagagaaaacaacaacaatagcttaCAAATCAAATATGACACTGAGGCATCTatttacaaacaacaaaacaaaaattgacaaACTTAAGAGTGATAATGTGGTCTATGAGATAAAATGTGACGGTAATGAAAGGGAGAGATGTAACTTGGTTTACATTGGTACGACAAAGAGAATGTTGGGGACGAGAGTTAATGAACACAAAACAGatattgaaaaaggaaaaataacgaCGGCATTATCTCTGCACGTAAAGGAGTGCAATCATAAGATGGATTTTGACAATATTAAGATATTGGACAGAGAACAAAAAGAGAACAAACGATACACTCTTGAAAGCTtaagaatacaacaaaaaatacacaatacaatGAACACGAAAGAGGACAAGGATAACACAAAACTGCAATATTCCGctgcaatatttaattattaa